The following proteins are encoded in a genomic region of Hoeflea phototrophica DFL-43:
- a CDS encoding Gfo/Idh/MocA family protein, producing the protein MTGKLGVGIIGCGNISTSYLGLAPMFRGFEIRACADINAQAAQARADEYGIRAETVDGLLAADDIDIIVNLTVPAVHYEVSAKALDAGKHVYSEKPFVLSVEEGRDLAARAEKHGLRVGSAPDTFLGGAHQLARHLVDHGDVGRIIGGTCHVLSPGMEHWHPNPDFFFKPGGGPVLDLGPYYISNLVQLIGRVRRVVAMSSIPTPERKITSKPRHGEMISVETPTTIHAVLEFANGALVTLGASWDVKAHGHRPMELYGTEASLIVPDPNFFGGEVQLIAQGGATKDLPDWSHPLGVPNQQHGQGMMANYRTVGLADMAIAIMENRAHRCSLDFALHVVDVMTAILHSGADGQFKTLTTSCAQPDPLGVVEAAALLQN; encoded by the coding sequence ATGACTGGAAAACTCGGCGTTGGCATCATCGGATGCGGCAATATCTCGACCTCCTATCTTGGCCTTGCTCCGATGTTCAGGGGCTTTGAAATCCGCGCCTGCGCGGACATCAATGCACAAGCCGCGCAAGCGCGTGCCGACGAATATGGCATCCGCGCCGAAACGGTGGATGGCCTTCTCGCCGCCGATGACATCGACATCATCGTCAACCTCACTGTGCCCGCGGTGCACTACGAAGTGTCGGCCAAGGCGCTGGATGCGGGCAAGCATGTCTACTCGGAAAAGCCCTTCGTGCTGTCCGTCGAGGAAGGCCGCGATCTCGCGGCACGCGCAGAAAAGCATGGCCTCAGGGTTGGTTCCGCCCCCGACACATTCCTGGGGGGTGCGCATCAGCTTGCCCGGCATCTGGTCGACCACGGTGATGTCGGCCGGATTATCGGCGGCACCTGCCATGTCCTGAGCCCGGGGATGGAGCATTGGCACCCCAATCCGGACTTCTTTTTCAAGCCCGGCGGCGGGCCGGTGCTTGATCTCGGCCCCTACTACATTTCCAATCTGGTCCAGCTTATCGGCCGCGTCCGCCGTGTTGTGGCGATGTCATCCATCCCCACTCCCGAGCGCAAGATCACCTCAAAGCCACGCCATGGCGAGATGATCAGCGTCGAAACCCCGACCACCATTCATGCGGTGCTGGAGTTTGCCAATGGCGCCCTGGTCACGCTGGGAGCCAGCTGGGACGTCAAGGCCCATGGCCATCGCCCGATGGAGCTCTACGGCACCGAAGCCAGCCTGATTGTGCCAGACCCCAATTTCTTTGGCGGCGAAGTTCAACTGATCGCTCAGGGCGGCGCGACCAAGGATCTGCCCGACTGGAGCCATCCGCTCGGCGTTCCCAATCAGCAGCATGGCCAGGGCATGATGGCCAACTACAGGACTGTCGGCCTTGCCGATATGGCGATTGCCATCATGGAAAACCGGGCGCACCGCTGCTCATTGGATTTCGCTCTGCACGTGGTTGACGTGATGACGGCCATCCTGCACTCCGGGGCGGATGGCCAGTTCAAAACCCTGACCACAAGCTGCGCGCAGCCCGACCCACTTGGTGTGGTGGAGGCTGCAGCGTTGCTGCAAAACTGA
- a CDS encoding sugar phosphate isomerase/epimerase family protein: protein MNKLAFQLYSARNFQPFSAFYPVLAAAGYDSVEGYGGIYADLDDAAVEALKIDLDANGLIMQTAHFGLDMLESDPAKVIRIAKALGMERVYCPHIAADLRPTNRIGWQAFAARLEAVGEKISAAGLGFGWHNHDFEFQALDDGTVPMQILLDTAPKIEWEADIAWIIRGGADPFDWINRYGDRITAVHVKDIAPQGEAMDEDGWADVGHGTVDWARLFTELRAKTPARLFIMEHDNPADATRFATRSIEWVRNTLEQQA from the coding sequence ATGAACAAACTAGCTTTCCAACTCTACAGCGCGCGCAATTTTCAGCCGTTCAGTGCGTTTTATCCCGTCCTGGCAGCCGCCGGCTACGATTCCGTCGAAGGCTATGGCGGTATCTATGCGGACCTCGATGACGCAGCTGTCGAGGCGTTGAAGATCGATCTCGATGCCAATGGCCTGATCATGCAAACGGCCCATTTTGGCCTGGACATGCTTGAAAGCGATCCCGCAAAGGTGATCAGGATCGCCAAGGCGCTAGGCATGGAACGGGTCTATTGCCCCCATATCGCCGCCGATTTACGCCCCACGAATCGCATCGGCTGGCAAGCCTTCGCTGCCCGTCTGGAAGCAGTGGGAGAGAAGATCAGCGCCGCAGGCCTTGGCTTTGGCTGGCACAATCATGATTTCGAATTCCAGGCTCTTGATGACGGTACGGTTCCCATGCAGATCCTGCTCGACACGGCGCCAAAGATCGAATGGGAAGCTGACATCGCCTGGATCATTCGCGGCGGCGCTGATCCCTTTGACTGGATCAACCGTTATGGTGACCGCATCACCGCTGTCCACGTCAAGGACATCGCGCCTCAGGGCGAAGCCATGGACGAGGACGGTTGGGCGGATGTCGGCCATGGCACCGTCGATTGGGCGCGGCTGTTCACCGAGCTTCGCGCCAAGACACCGGCAAGGCTCTTCATCATGGAACATGACAACCCCGCGGACGCAACGCGCTTCGCAACGCGCTCGATCGAATGGGTGCGCAACACTTTGGAGCAGCAGGCATGA